In Microcaecilia unicolor chromosome 1, aMicUni1.1, whole genome shotgun sequence, the following are encoded in one genomic region:
- the LOC115475574 gene encoding E3 ubiquitin-protein ligase NHLRC1-like gives MSATTSKQIRAMQDLLHVAEVNLLECKVCFEKYSQQQPRRPRNLTCGHVLCSACVSSLARPALECPFCRRACSPSETSDCLPLLHLKDILSRVANDPVSSDASEAEGPVTRLSPAGFILNFSFGGWGLLVSPTGMTVCQKLGCIAVVQDGKKRIKLFSMTGACIQQLGEKRDSSNSVRYPLDVAITSDGYLVVTDAGDRSVKVFDFKGRCKLVVRGTFCLPWGVDVNPQNEILVTDTEAGALWLLQADLRKEQVKKSQRLHSSLCQPRGVAVCPATGTLAVIEHLNTQGTRVKLFSSDMTLIGQVDSSACSLLLPSEIHMTGVAFGRGGNILVTDVQNGAVLSLGTARDFPSVRSLVTRGLCYPTAVNWLENESLVVLDSGDHSVKIFAGC, from the coding sequence ATGAGTGCCACGACCTCCAAGCAAATCCGGGCCATGCAAGACCTCTTGCACGTAGCAGAGGTTAATCTGCTTGAATGCAAGGTCTGCTTCGAGAAGTACAGCCAGCAGCAGCCACGCCGGCCCAGGAACTTAACCTGTGGCCATGTTCTGTGCTCAGCATGTGTTTCTTCCCTGGCACGGCCAGCCCTGGAGTGCCCTTTCTGTCGCCGGGCCTGCAGTCCTTCTGAAACCAGTGACTGTCTGCCCCTGCTTCACCTCAAAGACATCCTCAGTCGTGTGGCTAATGATCCTGTGTCCTCAGATGCCTCAGAAGCAGAGGGTCCAGTGACCAGACTGTCACCAGCAGGCTTTATCCTAAACTTTTCTTTTGGAGGTTGGGGACTGTTAGTCAGTCCTACTGGCATGACAGTGTGTCAGAAATTAGGATGCATAGCAGTGGTGCAAGATGGGAAGAAGAGGATCAAACTTTTCAGCATGACTGGTGCGTGCATTcagcagcttggagaaaagagagaTTCTAGTAACAGTGTCCGATACCCCCTGGATGTCGCAATCACTTCGGATGGCTATTTAGTTGTTACAGATGCTGGTGACCGGTCCGTTAAAGTGTTTGATTTTAAGGGCAGGTGCAAGTTAGTGGTCAGGGGGACATTCTGCCTTCCCTGGGGTGTAGATGTCAACCCCCAAAATGAAATTCTGGTGACTGATACGGAGGCAGGAGCGCTGTGGCTTTTGCAGGCAGATCTCAGAAAGGAACAAGTGAAGAAAAGCCAGCGGCTGCACTCCAGCCTGTGCCAGCCAAGAGGAGTGGCAGTCTGTCCCGCCACCGGCACTCTTGCTGTCATCGAGCATCTGAACACACAAGGAACAAGAGTGAAACTGTTCAGCAGCGACATGACATTAATTGGCCAGGTAGACAGTTCTGCCTGCAGTTTACTGTTGCCTTCTGAAATCCACATGACTGGCGTGGCCTTTGGCAGAGGGGGTAATATTTTGGTGACAGATGTGCAGAATGGAGCTGTACTAAGTCTGGGGACAGCCAGGGATTTTCCTTCTGTCCGGTCTCTTGTCACTCGTGGGCTCTGCTACCCTACTGCTGTGAACTGGCTGGAGAATGAGTCCTTGGTTGTGCTGGACAGTGGAGACCATTCTGTCAAAATATTTGCAGGCTGTTGA